In a single window of the uncultured Fusobacterium sp. genome:
- a CDS encoding alpha-hydroxy-acid oxidizing protein translates to MDIKEVRENAREKMKGFCNVCKICDGVFCSGKVPGMGGTGTGESFKISYLKLKNIKVVMRTLHNVTEPKMNIELFGKELSFPCLGAPITGTKFNMGGGVTEEEYCHDVIKGAIAAGTIGMIGDTGDPTCYEAGLKALKENNGIGIAIIKPRSNEEIIKRIRMAEEAGAIAVGVDVDGAGLVTMKLFGQPVGPKSFEDLKELVNSTKLPFIVKGILSVDEAKFCAEAGVNTIVVSNHGGRVLAETLAPCDVLEEIVEAVGDKINVLVDGSVREGVDILKYLALGAKGVLVGRPLIWGSIGGREEGVKTIFDTLRNQLNQAMILTGTADANSVEKRIIVK, encoded by the coding sequence ATGGATATAAAAGAAGTAAGAGAAAATGCGAGAGAAAAAATGAAAGGTTTTTGCAATGTTTGTAAAATTTGTGATGGAGTCTTTTGTTCCGGGAAAGTACCTGGAATGGGTGGAACTGGGACAGGAGAATCATTTAAAATATCATATTTAAAATTAAAAAATATTAAGGTAGTTATGAGAACACTTCATAATGTAACTGAGCCTAAAATGAACATTGAACTTTTTGGAAAAGAGTTATCATTTCCATGTTTAGGTGCTCCTATAACAGGAACTAAATTTAATATGGGAGGAGGAGTTACAGAGGAAGAATACTGCCATGATGTTATAAAAGGAGCTATAGCTGCAGGAACAATAGGAATGATAGGAGATACAGGAGATCCTACTTGTTATGAAGCTGGATTAAAAGCTCTTAAAGAAAATAATGGAATAGGAATTGCTATAATAAAGCCAAGAAGCAATGAAGAGATTATTAAGAGAATAAGAATGGCAGAGGAAGCTGGAGCAATAGCAGTGGGAGTAGATGTCGATGGTGCTGGACTTGTAACAATGAAGCTTTTTGGACAACCAGTTGGACCTAAATCTTTTGAAGATTTAAAAGAACTTGTTAATTCTACTAAGCTTCCATTTATAGTAAAAGGAATTTTAAGTGTAGATGAGGCAAAATTTTGTGCAGAAGCTGGAGTTAATACAATAGTAGTTTCTAATCATGGAGGAAGAGTTCTAGCTGAAACTTTAGCTCCTTGTGATGTATTAGAAGAGATTGTAGAGGCAGTTGGAGATAAAATTAATGTATTAGTAGATGGGTCAGTAAGAGAGGGTGTAGATATTCTTAAATACTTAGCTTTAGGAGCAAAGGGAGTATTAGTAGGAAGACCTCTTATTTGGGGATCTATTGGTGGAAGAGAAGAGGGAGTAAAAACTATCTTTGATACTCTTAGAAATCAATTAAATCAAGCTATGATCCTTACAGGAACTGCTGATGCTAACAGTGTAGAAAAGAGAATAATAGTTAAATAA
- a CDS encoding HPr family phosphocarrier protein, whose protein sequence is MASKTVEIKNETGLHTRPGNEFVSLAKTFNSQIEVENEAGKRVKGTSLLKLLSLGVKKGTKITVYAEGDDADTAVEQLAHLLENLKD, encoded by the coding sequence ATGGCAAGTAAAACTGTTGAAATCAAAAATGAAACTGGACTTCATACAAGACCAGGAAATGAATTTGTAAGTCTAGCAAAAACTTTTAATTCTCAAATTGAAGTAGAAAATGAAGCTGGAAAAAGAGTTAAAGGAACTTCTCTTTTAAAATTACTTTCTCTAGGAGTAAAAAAAGGTACTAAAATAACTGTATACGCTGAAGGAGACGACGCTGATACAGCTGTAGAACAATTAGCTCACCTTCTTGAAAATTTAAAAGACTAG
- the ptsP gene encoding phosphoenolpyruvate--protein phosphotransferase, with translation MSKKIKGIEASPGIAIGKIFLYQEQELVIKTEKVGNTDNEKERLLEGREKSKEQLLKIREKTAEKLGEDKAAIFDGHITLLEDEDLFDEVTEIIEDENICAEAALQMGIDEYCEMLANLEDEYLRERAADLKDIGKRWLYNTAGIEIIDLSSLPANTIIAAKDLTPSDTAQIDLNNVVAFITEVGGKTAHSSIMARSLELPAIVGTGNICSLVKSGDTVIVDALKGDIIINPTEEEIGKYEEKRNNFFAEKELLKQLKDKEAISLDGTKVGTWANIGSPKDVDGVLRNGATGIGLYRTEFLFMNNDRFPTEDEQFEAYKTVAERMEGKPVTIRTMDIGGDKSLPYMQLPKEENPFLGWRAIRVCLDRTEILKTQFRALLRASAFGYIKIMLPMIMDITEIRRARAILEECKAELQTEGAKFDENIALGIMVETPAVAFRARSFAEEVDFFSIGTNDLTQYTLAVDRGNEHISKLYNTYNPGVLEAIRLAIKGAHEAGITISMCGEFAGDENATAVLFGMGLDAFSMSAISVPKIKKNLMTLDKKKCEELVDTIMKLRTSEEILEVVKKFNKENMR, from the coding sequence ATGAGTAAAAAAATTAAGGGTATTGAGGCATCACCAGGTATTGCTATTGGGAAAATATTTTTATATCAAGAGCAAGAACTTGTAATAAAAACTGAAAAAGTTGGAAATACTGATAATGAAAAAGAAAGATTACTTGAAGGTAGAGAAAAATCTAAAGAACAGCTTTTAAAAATAAGAGAAAAAACTGCTGAAAAATTAGGAGAAGATAAAGCTGCTATATTTGATGGACATATTACTCTTCTTGAAGATGAAGATCTTTTTGACGAAGTTACTGAAATAATTGAAGATGAAAATATCTGTGCTGAAGCAGCTCTTCAAATGGGAATTGATGAGTATTGTGAAATGCTAGCTAACCTTGAAGATGAATATTTAAGAGAGAGAGCTGCCGACCTTAAAGATATTGGAAAAAGATGGCTTTATAACACTGCTGGAATTGAAATAATCGATTTAAGTTCACTTCCTGCAAATACAATTATTGCTGCAAAAGACTTAACTCCTTCTGATACTGCTCAAATTGACTTAAACAATGTTGTAGCATTTATTACTGAAGTTGGAGGAAAAACTGCACACTCTTCTATTATGGCTAGATCTCTAGAACTTCCTGCTATTGTAGGTACTGGAAATATTTGTTCTCTTGTAAAAAGTGGAGATACAGTTATAGTTGATGCTTTAAAAGGTGATATTATAATTAATCCTACAGAGGAAGAGATAGGAAAATATGAAGAAAAAAGAAATAATTTCTTTGCTGAAAAAGAACTTTTAAAACAATTAAAAGATAAAGAAGCTATATCACTAGATGGAACTAAAGTTGGTACTTGGGCAAATATTGGATCTCCTAAAGATGTAGATGGAGTTTTAAGAAATGGTGCTACAGGTATTGGATTATATAGAACAGAATTTTTATTTATGAATAATGACAGATTCCCAACTGAAGATGAGCAATTTGAAGCATACAAAACTGTTGCTGAAAGAATGGAAGGAAAACCTGTTACAATAAGAACTATGGATATTGGTGGAGATAAATCTCTTCCATATATGCAACTTCCAAAAGAAGAAAATCCTTTCCTAGGTTGGAGAGCTATCAGAGTTTGTCTTGATAGAACAGAAATTTTAAAAACACAATTTAGAGCATTATTAAGAGCATCTGCTTTTGGATACATAAAGATTATGCTACCTATGATTATGGATATAACAGAAATCAGAAGAGCTAGAGCTATTCTTGAAGAATGTAAAGCTGAGTTACAAACTGAAGGAGCTAAGTTTGATGAAAATATAGCTCTTGGTATCATGGTTGAAACTCCTGCAGTAGCTTTTAGAGCAAGAAGCTTTGCTGAAGAAGTAGATTTCTTCTCAATAGGAACAAATGATTTAACTCAATATACATTAGCTGTAGATAGAGGAAATGAACATATTTCTAAACTATATAATACTTATAATCCTGGAGTTTTAGAAGCTATTAGACTTGCAATTAAAGGAGCTCATGAAGCTGGAATAACTATTTCTATGTGTGGAGAGTTTGCAGGAGATGAAAATGCAACTGCTGTTCTATTTGGAATGGGATTAGATGCATTCTCAATGTCTGCTATATCAGTTCCAAAAATAAAGAAAAATCTAATGACATTAGATAAAAAGAAATGTGAAGAGTTAGTTGATACTATTATGAAACTTAGAACATCTGAAGAGATTTTAGAAGTTGTAAAAAAATTCAATAAAGAAAATATGAGATAA